The region taaaatatttaaagtcaaaattgtattgTATATATTTGACAATTATTAATCATCAAAATACATTTTGATATTATTGAAATTACCcggtatatattattattaaactCAAGCcctgatataaaaaaaatgaaaatgagactTTGAAAAGACAAACATTTTCTAggataaataaaaatacaactTTGTACCTTAGTAATAATACAGGGCAATTCATGAACAATAACTAGATAACTGATCGACATATTGAGTAACTACGTCACCATTTCCCCCCTCAAATTCTAGTAAACCTCTTAGACACTGGGGGTTAACTACGACTTTCTCTTGATCTTTTTATTTACATTCCCGTCTAAATCGGTAATTCCTATGGCTATTTATCATAAGGGCATTCAACATCATTTTCAGTGACCTTAAAATGCTGTGGGCGTTGGCCAGAGCAATGCAGATTCCACATTTTGAAAAATGCTCTGTCCAGATTCTTCACCTGCAACATTCACCATAACCTTACAATACTAAACTGTACAGCAATGGAAATGACTATTATTAACttgttttaaaaatataatttcaaaCTCACCCAGCGAGCTGTGTCGAATAGAGGGCAGGTTGTGCGTATTGCTTTGAGCTTGTTAGTAAGAGCTTGAAGCTTCGGGCGATTCAGAGCTAGTGATACTGCCCTTTCTTCATACTCTTTCATGCTACAAGGATTCACACACGTTTAAAATTAAGCAAGCAGGACATTAACATAAACAATGGTCATCATCATCAAAACAAATATTGCATGTGGCAACTAAATCATAAACTCACCTGCTAACAATCATCTCCTCCCCGAGTCCAGTCGAGAGACAGAGTGACCCAGCGACTCTAGTAGCCATTTTCTCAAGAGGCAGAGTAACCATTGGCAAGCCTGCCCATAATATATCTGTTCCAGTTGTATGTGCATTGCATAAAGGCCTACAAGAAAACATAATCAGGACAAATAACTCAAAagtaaaattattttgtaaGCAGAAgaacatgaaaaagaaaatcagcACACATAAGCGGACAACATTATATTTTTGGGGAGGAGGGAACTGGATGCACACAGAACATTCAAGTAGCAAGACAACAAGTAGAGAGAAGAAAGTACGTGTCAAGGAATAAGTCTGCTAAAGAACTCCGTCTGATGTGTTCCTGCTTCATTGCAACATCAGTAAAAATTATTTGATCGGGCTGTACCCCTTGTGCAACAGCATCTGAAAGCAGTACAATAATTAGAAAGGAAGCCATAAAGAAAAATTAGTGTTTTGACATCGACAACGCCCACTGGAGCATTGGTCAAAATGAGTAGACATTACTAATAGTAATACCAAAGAAAAGACTATCAAACAACTACACATACATGCCCTCAGTCTCATTTCGCCTGCTGCAGGAAATCGCAGGAGCCAAAGTGCACTGTTGGGTACACGTTTAAGAATATTGCACCTAAAATAAGACAAGCATAGGCAGACATGTAAAGCATAAGATGCAAAATATTGGGAAAGTCGAAGACATTAATGGAATATAATTAAGCAATCATATATCTTATCAGGACAAGTAATAACAGCTTCCTGCCATTACCATGTGTTAAATATATCAGGATCCATCTTGTAAAGTTGATTGAAGCATGCGAACAGAAATTTATCCTCAGGTAGACCATAATCTGATCGTTTGTGCTGGCAGTTTGGGTCCAACACATCCAGATTTTTCTGAACAAACAAATTATGAAGAGGAGACATTCAGCAACACGCATCTAAATACACAGCTAACAAAACAATCACACAATTGAATACAACATTCTCCACTACAAGTTCATAAAAATAACCTGTTTATAATCATTAACAAAGTAGCAATGGGGCAGGTGGACAATCTTTTCAGAATAAATGTGTGCATACTGTAACGGGGACACGAACTGCAAGAgaagtcataactcataagaattcagaaatcagaaagcatgtaagataaaataataaatatgtatGAACCCTCTTAATTATTTGGCCTGGTAGCACAAAATATCTCACCTCATCAGTGACTAAATAGTCTATGTAAGAAGCCCCTGTTGTTCCAGGGAATCCCATATATGAAACTTGAATAGGTGCAGGTTTCATAGCAAATATCTCATTTCTGGCACCctgcaaaagaaaaaggagaaatTCATCATGCAATAAAAATACCTACACAAGCTGAATATTCATCAGACCAGGATCCAATTAAGGTTTCATACAACAGGAAATAAATGGGAGTAAAGATTCAGTAACCCATATCATAAcaagcaaaacaaaacaaactttGATATAATGAAGAACTGCATTAGTTATGAAAATTGATTATTTAAGAGATCATACAAGAGTTACTAATTGACAGGGAGCTACCTTCGTATAACCATTAAGATTGACAAGGACTTGTATTTTATCCTCATTGATCATTTTTGCTATCATATCCGATGACATGGCAGATACATCCACAAAGTGCTCTGTTTCAGACTGTATACGCTGTCTCCACTCAGTACCATCATTTGGACTCAAGGCATAACAGAATACCTACATATATAGATAGTCAATATTTAATAGAGAAATTGGGGGTATTTCGAAGTCAAAAAGATTGAATAGAACCAAAGTAAATACCTCAACATTCTTCCTATTATGCATACCAAAAACAGATCCCATGAGATGTGACAAGGGGTGATTACCAAAGTCACTACTCACATACCTACAATCCAAAAAATTCGGCCATATAACAAGGAAAAGAATTGGTACCAATAGAACAACAAAGGAAAGGAGAGAACATTATTTTGAGTTCAGGAGAAGTAATTATAACATACCCAACCCTTAGTCTTTCGTAACCTCCCTCCCGCTTGATTGGAATAGAAGCGGGATGGCTGAATGGTGGAAGAGCAAAACGGGAAGCAATTACAGAGCAGTGTGCAGCATATTTTCGACTGCAGAGAGTGAGAAGAGAAGACATTATAAACTGAGCAGAGAAAAAAGAGTATACTATAGggcattctattttttttatcatgtctTCCTAGTTTTATGAACTCTCAATCATACCTAATGTCCAGAGCAAGCATGGGGTCCAGTGGATATGCTATTGCATGGAAAGGCTGGACACTTGGAAGAACTGACATCTGAGAAACAGAAAATCATAATAATTGAAGCACACTAAAAAAACATGCTAGTATGATATCATATATTGatttaataaaaagaaaaacgaaatgGTATATGGATTGCTACTAACATTAATCTGTCTCCTGATTATCCCTTCAACCTCCTTGAACATTTTATCACGATCCTCCCAAGAACAGACACACTGCAATATAGCAAAATATCGCACTGATTAAAGCCAAAATAAGAAGTATAAACTAAAACATTGCAAACACAATTAACCCTGGTTATGTCATAAAATTAGCAGAGCAAAGCATAGTGAAAACCAAACAACAATACACTACCTATTTAAGATATATTAGACAAACAAACAGAATAAGACACAAACATCTTCATTCATGGGCAGAGTAAAAGACTAAAAAGTTAACAATGACAAAGAACAACAATGCATTTTAACAAATAGTGAACCATTTAATCTTGACTTCAATCATTGTTCCGTAAAGTATATCCAAATTGAGCTGTCAGAACAATATCATAGTCCAACCAGGTCAGACAAACAGCAAGATGTAAATGTTTGAGAGAGAAACCTCCCAATACAACCACCAGTTAAATGCTCGAGAGAGAATACAATCACCAAGAAAATATTCATGTTCAGGTAGAAGTAAAATTCTAAAAAAGGTTATTCACCAAACGCACACAGAAAATATAAAGTAAAAAATGATTCAGATGGGAGAAAACCTGAAGTGTATGTAGGAGATTGCAAGTTGCTTCAGGAAAGTCTGCACGAAGAATCAATGCCTGTTTATAGCTCTTCACAGCAGCCTCAACATGTCCACTGAAATAAACATAATTTATATGAACTTAAAACGATGACCAAGTACATTGAGATCTTATTGTTGACAGAAGTCACAGACAGGTGGTTGTAAGGTAAAAGTGTAATATATACAATCTAAACAATAGA is a window of Lotus japonicus ecotype B-129 chromosome 5, LjGifu_v1.2 DNA encoding:
- the LOC130717081 gene encoding probable UDP-N-acetylglucosamine--peptide N-acetylglucosaminyltransferase SEC, giving the protein MISVQGDHHRHQYHHHLQIPGSSDTSRLQFTADRVEPFSVKQEPSLTLLPLRSHDSSEVDEDLHLSLAHQMYKSGSYKKALEHSNIVYDRNPLRTDNLLLLGAIYYQLHDFDMCVAKNEEALRVEPHFAECYGNMANALKEKGNIDLAIRYYLIAIEFRPNFADAWSNLASAYMRKGRLTEAAQCCRQALAINPLMVDAHSNLGNLMKAQGLVQEAYSCYLEALRIQPTFAIAWSNLAGLFMESGDFNRALQYYKEAVKLKPSFPDAYLNLGNVYKALGMPQEAIACYQHSLQTRPNYAMAYGNLASIYYEQGQLDMAILHYKQAIGCDPRFLEAYNNLGNALKDVGRVEEAIQCYNQCLSLQANHPQALTNLGNIYMEWNMVAAAASYYKATLSVTTGLSAPYNNFAIIYKQQGNYADAISCYNEVLRIDPLAADGLVNRGNTFKEIGRVSDAIQDYIRAITVRPTMAEAHANLASAYKDSGHVEAAVKSYKQALILRADFPEATCNLLHTLQCVCSWEDRDKMFKEVEGIIRRQINMSVLPSVQPFHAIAYPLDPMLALDISRKYAAHCSVIASRFALPPFSHPASIPIKREGGYERLRVGYVSSDFGNHPLSHLMGSVFGMHNRKNVEVFCYALSPNDGTEWRQRIQSETEHFVDVSAMSSDMIAKMINEDKIQVLVNLNGYTKGARNEIFAMKPAPIQVSYMGFPGTTGASYIDYLVTDEFVSPLQYAHIYSEKIVHLPHCYFVNDYKQKNLDVLDPNCQHKRSDYGLPEDKFLFACFNQLYKMDPDIFNTWCNILKRVPNSALWLLRFPAAGEMRLRAYAVAQGVQPDQIIFTDVAMKQEHIRRSSLADLFLDTPLCNAHTTGTDILWAGLPMVTLPLEKMATRVAGSLCLSTGLGEEMIVSSMKEYEERAVSLALNRPKLQALTNKLKAIRTTCPLFDTARWVKNLDRAFFKMWNLHCSGQRPQHFKVTENDVECPYDK